Proteins encoded by one window of Flavobacterium sp. N502540:
- a CDS encoding phospholipid scramblase family protein, whose protein sequence is MNPILNQNLFLVKEHVGMFKASNNYDIYNPESNQIILNCRENNLGFFTKMLRFTDYKRMTPFNVEIAAASGEKLISVKRGIAVFRSNVEVFDEKERLIGTFKQKFFSFGGKFEILDKNEKPIATLQGKWTGWDFKFTHENKQLAQVSKKWAGMGKELFTSADNYVLQIEETVAQDSPQRQLILAAVMCIDMVLKE, encoded by the coding sequence ATGAACCCTATTTTAAATCAGAATTTATTTCTTGTAAAAGAGCATGTTGGTATGTTTAAAGCATCAAACAACTATGACATTTATAACCCGGAAAGCAATCAGATCATCCTGAACTGTAGAGAAAATAATCTTGGATTCTTCACTAAAATGTTACGCTTCACCGATTACAAAAGAATGACACCTTTTAATGTTGAAATCGCAGCAGCTTCAGGTGAAAAACTAATTTCGGTAAAAAGAGGTATTGCCGTTTTCAGATCGAATGTTGAAGTTTTTGACGAAAAAGAGAGACTGATAGGAACCTTTAAACAAAAGTTCTTTTCTTTTGGAGGCAAATTTGAAATTTTAGATAAAAACGAAAAACCAATTGCTACACTTCAGGGAAAATGGACAGGATGGGATTTCAAATTTACCCACGAAAATAAGCAGCTGGCTCAGGTAAGTAAAAAATGGGCCGGAATGGGGAAAGAACTCTTCACCAGTGCCGATAATTATGTTCTTCAAATTGAAGAAACTGTAGCACAGGACAGTCCGCAAAGGCAGTTAATTCTGGCAGCTGTAATGTGTATCGACATGGTTTTGAAAGAATAG
- a CDS encoding 3-ketoacyl-ACP reductase produces the protein MTDLKNKNALITGAGKGIGKAIALALANEGVNLILVSRTQADVDQLAIEINNLGVKSLALAADVSDINSINSAVEKALAEFKSIDILINNAGIGAFGKFLELEPNAWERIIQVNLMGTYYTTRAVIPNMIERQAGDIINISSTAGLNGNALTSAYSASKFAVLGLTDSLMQEMRKHNIRVTALTPSTVATDMAKDLNLTDGNPEKVMQPEDIAELIVAQLKLSRRVFIKNSSIWSTNP, from the coding sequence ATGACAGACTTAAAAAATAAAAATGCCCTAATTACAGGAGCCGGAAAAGGAATAGGAAAAGCAATCGCACTTGCACTTGCCAACGAGGGAGTTAATCTAATTTTAGTTTCGAGAACGCAAGCAGATGTTGACCAGTTAGCAATCGAAATCAATAACTTAGGTGTAAAATCTTTGGCTTTAGCAGCTGATGTTTCTGATATTAATTCTATAAATAGTGCCGTAGAAAAAGCATTAGCAGAATTTAAAAGTATCGATATCTTAATCAACAACGCCGGAATTGGTGCTTTTGGGAAATTCCTGGAATTAGAACCAAACGCCTGGGAAAGAATCATTCAGGTCAACCTTATGGGAACCTATTATACCACCCGTGCCGTTATTCCAAATATGATCGAAAGACAAGCGGGAGACATCATTAATATTTCATCGACAGCAGGTTTAAACGGAAACGCCCTTACAAGCGCTTACAGTGCTTCAAAATTTGCTGTTCTGGGTCTAACGGATTCTTTGATGCAGGAAATGAGAAAACACAATATTCGTGTTACTGCTTTAACACCAAGTACAGTAGCTACCGATATGGCCAAAGATTTAAATCTGACAGACGGAAACCCTGAAAAAGTAATGCAGCCCGAAGATATTGCCGAACTGATTGTCGCACAACTGAAACTGAGTCGTCGCGTTTTCATTAAAAACAGTAGTATCTGGTCTACTAATCCCTAA
- the mtaB gene encoding tRNA (N(6)-L-threonylcarbamoyladenosine(37)-C(2))-methylthiotransferase MtaB yields the protein MENRKKVAFYTLGCKLNFSETSTIARNFNDEGFDRVDFEEVADIYVINTCSVTENADKQFKQVVKKAMKLNEKAFVAAVGCYAQLKPEELAAVDGVDLVLGATEKFKITDYIHDLSKNDMGEVHSCEIAEADFYVGSYSIGDRTRAFLKVQDGCDYKCTYCTIPLARGISRSDALENVLKNAKEISAQDIKEIVLTGVNIGDYGKGEFGNKKHEHTFLDLVQALDEVDGIERLRISSIEPNLLKNETIEFVSKSRTFVPHFHIPLQSGSNDILKLMKRRYLREVYTERVHKIREVMPHACIGVDVIVGFPGETDEHFLETYHFLNEMDISYLHVFTYSERDNTEAANMQGVVPANVRAKRSKMLRGLSVKKRRAFYESQLGSNRTVLFEGENKEGYIHGFTENYVKVKTPWNPELVNTLQEINLTKIDEDGSVRLEFLNKLTEA from the coding sequence ATGGAAAATAGAAAAAAAGTTGCCTTTTATACGCTTGGTTGCAAACTGAATTTTTCAGAGACTTCAACGATTGCCCGAAATTTTAACGATGAAGGTTTTGATCGTGTTGATTTTGAGGAAGTAGCCGATATCTATGTCATCAATACCTGTTCGGTTACAGAGAATGCTGATAAGCAGTTTAAGCAGGTGGTGAAAAAAGCAATGAAACTGAATGAGAAAGCTTTCGTAGCGGCTGTAGGCTGTTATGCCCAGTTGAAACCGGAGGAATTAGCCGCTGTTGATGGAGTTGATTTGGTTTTGGGAGCTACAGAAAAATTTAAAATTACGGATTATATTCATGACCTGAGCAAGAATGACATGGGTGAAGTACACTCTTGTGAAATTGCCGAGGCTGATTTTTATGTTGGAAGTTATTCTATTGGAGACCGTACCCGTGCTTTTTTGAAAGTTCAGGATGGCTGTGATTATAAATGTACGTATTGTACCATTCCGTTAGCAAGGGGAATTTCGAGAAGTGATGCTTTGGAAAATGTATTAAAAAATGCCAAAGAAATCTCTGCTCAGGACATCAAAGAAATTGTTTTAACGGGAGTTAATATTGGAGACTACGGAAAAGGGGAGTTTGGGAATAAAAAACACGAGCATACTTTTCTGGACTTAGTTCAGGCTCTGGATGAGGTTGACGGGATCGAGCGTTTGCGAATATCCTCTATCGAACCTAATTTGCTGAAGAATGAAACCATTGAGTTTGTTTCTAAAAGCCGAACTTTTGTACCGCATTTTCATATTCCGTTACAATCCGGAAGCAATGATATTTTGAAATTAATGAAGCGCCGTTATCTGCGCGAAGTGTATACTGAACGAGTTCATAAAATTCGTGAAGTAATGCCACATGCCTGTATTGGTGTAGACGTGATTGTTGGTTTCCCGGGTGAAACAGACGAGCATTTTTTAGAAACCTATCATTTCCTTAACGAAATGGATATCTCTTATCTGCATGTGTTCACGTACTCGGAAAGAGACAATACTGAAGCTGCAAATATGCAGGGAGTTGTTCCGGCAAATGTAAGAGCGAAACGCAGTAAAATGTTACGTGGATTATCAGTGAAAAAACGTCGTGCTTTTTACGAAAGTCAGTTAGGATCTAACAGAACTGTTTTGTTCGAAGGAGAAAATAAAGAAGGATATATTCATGGTTTTACAGAGAATTACGTAAAAGTAAAAACACCGTGGAATCCTGAACTGGTAAATACCCTGCAGGAAATAAACCTGACTAAGATTGACGAAGACGGAAGTGTTCGTCTGGAGTTTTTAAATAAATTGACAGAGGCTTAA
- a CDS encoding GNAT family N-acetyltransferase, whose translation MKKTIETERLLLRELLLSDVDGMFELDSNPNVQRFVGNKPVKEIEESVAMIEHIQEQYEAYGTGRWAVVLKETNEFLGWSGIKFITTEINSHKDFYEIGYRFIEKHWGKGYATEAGKAFVDYAFNKMKVKALYAYADEGNEVSRKALEKLGFRYVNSFEYEGELEVWYELKHPDL comes from the coding sequence ATGAAAAAAACAATTGAAACAGAACGATTACTTTTAAGAGAATTACTTCTCTCGGATGTTGATGGAATGTTTGAATTGGATTCGAATCCCAATGTGCAGCGTTTCGTGGGAAATAAACCTGTGAAAGAAATTGAGGAAAGTGTTGCTATGATAGAACACATTCAGGAGCAATATGAAGCTTATGGAACAGGGCGCTGGGCAGTGGTACTAAAAGAAACGAATGAGTTTTTGGGCTGGTCCGGAATAAAGTTTATTACTACGGAAATCAACAGCCATAAAGATTTTTATGAAATAGGATATCGTTTCATCGAAAAACATTGGGGAAAAGGTTATGCGACTGAAGCCGGAAAAGCATTTGTTGATTATGCATTTAACAAAATGAAAGTCAAAGCTCTTTATGCTTATGCCGATGAAGGAAATGAGGTATCAAGAAAAGCGTTAGAAAAATTAGGTTTTCGCTACGTGAATTCTTTTGAATATGAAGGAGAGCTGGAAGTTTGGTATGAATTGAAGCATCCAGATTTGTAA
- a CDS encoding Cof-type HAD-IIB family hydrolase — protein sequence MQYKMLVLDMDDTLLTDDHKISDLNKKVLLEAQAKGVYVVLASGRPTSAMTAYAKELELDLNDSYIISFNGAIISRVKDDVILFEQKLTVEQIHELYDYSVKKNTHIITYLDGEIISETDSEYIDVEKEITGLPHNKVSGFKEAVTEPAVKCILLAEPSYLKEVEADLKAAMPHLSVAMSKPFFLEAAQNGIDKAASLKLLAEKLNIHQSEIIAVGNAGNDLTMIEYAGLGVWVDNVTPELRDKADLIVASNNNDGVAEVVQRYILN from the coding sequence ATGCAATATAAAATGTTAGTGCTCGACATGGATGATACCTTGTTGACAGACGATCATAAAATTTCGGACCTTAATAAAAAAGTACTGCTGGAGGCACAGGCAAAAGGCGTTTACGTTGTTTTGGCTTCGGGCAGACCAACATCGGCGATGACTGCCTATGCTAAGGAGTTAGAACTGGATTTGAATGACTCGTATATAATTTCGTTTAACGGAGCGATCATCAGTAGGGTTAAAGATGATGTTATCTTGTTCGAACAAAAATTAACCGTTGAACAAATCCATGAGCTGTATGACTACAGTGTAAAAAAGAATACTCATATCATTACTTATCTGGATGGTGAAATTATAAGCGAAACCGATTCGGAATATATTGATGTTGAAAAAGAAATTACAGGATTACCACATAATAAAGTTTCTGGTTTTAAAGAAGCGGTTACAGAACCTGCAGTAAAATGTATTTTGCTGGCGGAACCTTCTTATCTAAAAGAAGTAGAAGCTGACTTAAAGGCAGCAATGCCTCATTTGAGTGTTGCGATGTCAAAACCTTTCTTTCTGGAAGCAGCACAGAATGGAATCGATAAAGCGGCCAGTTTAAAACTTTTGGCAGAGAAACTAAACATTCATCAAAGCGAAATTATTGCCGTAGGAAATGCCGGAAATGATCTGACCATGATCGAATATGCCGGACTTGGTGTTTGGGTGGATAATGTAACACCGGAGCTGCGGGACAAGGCAGATTTAATCGTAGCTTCAAATAATAACGATGGCGTAGCTGAGGTGGTGCAGCGCTATATTTTAAATTAA
- a CDS encoding putative signal transducing protein, which translates to MGLMKVFSGSEVLAIALKERLEEAGVETVKKDNIQSARMGGYGGSDLAVEVFIQETDFAKANPVIEEFRMNIQ; encoded by the coding sequence ATGGGATTAATGAAAGTGTTTTCAGGGAGTGAAGTGTTAGCAATTGCTTTGAAAGAAAGATTAGAAGAAGCCGGAGTAGAAACGGTAAAAAAAGATAACATCCAGTCGGCTCGTATGGGAGGATATGGCGGATCTGATTTAGCAGTAGAAGTATTTATTCAGGAAACTGATTTCGCCAAAGCAAATCCGGTTATTGAAGAATTTAGAATGAATATTCAATAG
- a CDS encoding alpha/beta hydrolase, producing MEVFKTLKFLIIVLLGFFVVIYVLIISYIYFNQSELVFKSASLPKDYKFDYQQKFEELNIKSFDDVNLNGLLFKTKNSKGLVFYLHGNAGTLETWGKIAKVYTNLGYDIFILDYRGFGKSEGEIEDEDQLNKDVAVVYKTLCKRYPENKIIIAGYSIGSGLATILASENKPKALLLQSPYFSFTELSSGKVPFFPNIMKKFHLETFTYVTKVKAPIYIFHGIDDELISCDNSVRLNKLLDFKGHFYGLKNQGHVGMNENEVFQKKLSGILE from the coding sequence ATGGAGGTTTTCAAGACGCTTAAATTTTTAATAATTGTACTTTTAGGATTTTTTGTTGTAATTTATGTTTTGATCATTTCCTATATTTATTTCAATCAAAGTGAATTGGTTTTTAAAAGTGCTTCGCTTCCGAAAGATTATAAGTTTGATTATCAGCAAAAGTTTGAAGAATTAAATATTAAATCTTTTGATGATGTGAACTTAAATGGTTTGCTTTTTAAAACCAAAAATTCTAAAGGTTTAGTTTTTTATCTTCACGGAAATGCAGGTACATTAGAAACTTGGGGGAAAATTGCCAAAGTTTACACTAATCTGGGATATGATATTTTTATTTTGGATTATAGAGGTTTTGGGAAAAGTGAAGGTGAAATAGAAGATGAGGATCAGTTAAATAAGGATGTCGCAGTCGTTTACAAGACATTGTGTAAAAGATATCCTGAGAATAAAATAATTATTGCGGGCTATTCTATTGGTTCGGGACTGGCAACAATTTTGGCTTCTGAGAACAAACCAAAAGCCTTATTGCTTCAATCGCCTTATTTTAGTTTTACTGAATTATCAAGCGGCAAAGTACCCTTTTTTCCAAATATTATGAAGAAGTTTCATTTAGAGACTTTCACATATGTGACAAAAGTTAAAGCGCCGATTTATATTTTTCACGGTATTGATGATGAATTAATTTCATGCGATAATTCTGTTCGGTTAAATAAATTATTAGATTTTAAAGGGCATTTTTACGGATTAAAAAATCAAGGGCATGTCGGGATGAATGAAAATGAAGTCTTTCAAAAAAAGTTAAGCGGAATATTAGAATAA
- a CDS encoding DEAD/DEAH box helicase produces MKLKKINEKLQEALIENGLTEANALQQETFSTIKSGADCIILSPEKSGKSTTIVLNVIQQLAGKTEESPRALIIVEDKAKVLEMEALFEKYGKYTNLEVYGVHDKGDMDYDKNYVSTGIDVLIGTPNKLSDMFTTAGYNVNRLKMFILDDADPILKLRHETKIMRISNSIAKVQRIIFAEELTERIEILAEKMLVEPYLFDMEDEGEEELDEDEDDIEEE; encoded by the coding sequence ATGAAACTGAAAAAAATAAACGAGAAATTACAAGAGGCTTTAATTGAGAATGGTTTAACAGAAGCAAATGCGTTGCAGCAGGAAACTTTTTCGACCATTAAAAGTGGGGCTGATTGTATCATTCTTTCTCCGGAAAAGAGCGGAAAATCGACAACAATTGTATTAAATGTCATTCAGCAATTGGCAGGGAAAACGGAAGAATCTCCACGTGCTTTGATTATTGTTGAAGACAAAGCCAAAGTGTTGGAAATGGAAGCGCTTTTTGAAAAATACGGAAAGTATACTAATCTTGAAGTTTATGGTGTACACGACAAAGGCGACATGGACTATGATAAAAATTATGTTTCTACGGGAATTGACGTTTTAATCGGGACACCCAATAAATTGAGTGATATGTTTACGACAGCGGGCTACAATGTAAACCGTCTGAAAATGTTTATTCTGGATGATGCCGATCCAATTCTGAAATTACGTCATGAAACTAAAATCATGCGTATTTCAAACAGTATCGCTAAAGTACAGCGAATCATTTTTGCTGAAGAACTGACAGAACGTATCGAGATCCTGGCCGAAAAAATGTTAGTAGAACCTTATCTTTTTGATATGGAGGATGAAGGAGAAGAGGAGCTTGATGAAGATGAGGATGATATTGAAGAGGAATAA
- a CDS encoding sigma-54-dependent transcriptional regulator, with translation MSKILIIEDEASIRRVLVKILSEENDTYQVDEAEDGAAGLEKIKNNDYDLVLCDIKMPKLDGVEVLEEVKKIKPEIPMVMISGHGDMETAIHTMRLGAFDYISKPPDLNRLLNTVRNALDKKQLVVENKILKKKVSKNYEMVGESEAISHIKVMIDKVAQTEARVLITGPNGTGKELVAHQLHEKSERSNFPLIEVNCAAIPSELIESELFGHVKGAFTSAVKDRAGKFEAADKGTIFLDEIGDMSLSAQAKVLRALQENMITRVGAEKDIKVDVRVVAATNKDLKTEIAEGRFREDLYHRLAVILIKVPPLNERRDDIPALITHFTEKIASEQGNSVKVFSPKAIKLLQEYDWTGNIRELRNVVERLIILGGSEISETDVKMFASK, from the coding sequence ATGAGTAAAATACTAATTATAGAAGACGAAGCGTCCATCAGAAGAGTTTTGGTAAAAATTTTATCGGAAGAAAATGATACGTATCAGGTAGATGAAGCAGAAGATGGTGCTGCAGGTCTTGAGAAAATAAAAAACAACGATTACGATTTGGTGTTGTGTGATATCAAAATGCCAAAATTAGACGGAGTTGAGGTTTTAGAAGAAGTAAAGAAAATCAAACCGGAAATTCCGATGGTTATGATCTCCGGTCATGGTGATATGGAAACCGCGATTCATACGATGCGTTTAGGAGCTTTTGATTATATTTCGAAACCACCAGATTTGAATCGATTGCTGAACACTGTTCGTAATGCTTTAGATAAAAAACAACTCGTAGTAGAGAATAAGATTCTGAAGAAAAAGGTTAGTAAAAACTATGAGATGGTAGGGGAAAGCGAAGCGATCAGTCATATTAAAGTAATGATTGATAAAGTAGCCCAAACCGAAGCCAGAGTTTTGATTACAGGTCCAAATGGAACCGGAAAAGAGCTGGTAGCACATCAGTTACATGAAAAAAGCGAGCGCTCAAATTTTCCTTTGATAGAAGTAAACTGTGCAGCTATTCCAAGTGAATTGATCGAAAGCGAATTGTTTGGGCACGTAAAAGGAGCCTTTACATCGGCGGTGAAAGATCGTGCGGGAAAGTTTGAAGCAGCCGATAAGGGAACTATTTTCCTGGATGAAATTGGCGACATGAGTCTTTCGGCACAAGCCAAAGTATTACGTGCGCTACAAGAAAATATGATCACAAGAGTGGGAGCTGAAAAAGACATCAAAGTCGATGTGCGTGTGGTAGCAGCGACCAATAAAGACCTAAAAACTGAAATTGCAGAAGGCCGTTTCCGTGAAGATTTGTACCATCGTCTGGCAGTAATCTTAATTAAAGTACCGCCATTGAACGAGAGACGTGATGATATTCCGGCATTGATTACTCATTTTACCGAGAAAATTGCATCAGAACAAGGTAATTCGGTAAAAGTATTTTCGCCAAAAGCAATAAAACTATTGCAGGAATACGATTGGACGGGAAATATCCGTGAACTTCGAAATGTAGTGGAAAGATTAATCATTTTAGGAGGAAGTGAAATCTCGGAAACTGATGTAAAAATGTTTGCAAGCAAGTAG